GGCCAATCACGTTTCGCGTGGACATGGCGCAAGGGGACAAATGGGTGATGCAGCAAAGCCTGTATGAAGTCGCCTTCTTTCTCGATTACCAATTTGTTTCAGAAGAAGAAACGGGTTACACGCCGTTGAGCTGGCGCTGGGCCGGGAATGCAGAACCTGGTCTTCACACTATGACCGTAAACATCTCGGGGCTATGGGGACAAGTCGGTGTAGGCACTGTCAAGTTCCTGGTTAAAGAGTAGGGCAGACGTTCTTCATAGCACCTTTGTCGTGTTTCTGTAGAGGGATCGACTATGCGTTGGGTAGGGAAACAGCGAACAAGAAATAAGACGAATCGTACGGCGAACTGGGCGCCGGCTGTCGTGGCCGCAGGAGTGGTCGCGTGGTCAGGCTCGGCCCAGGCCACTGACGGCGATTGGTGGTGGGTCTTTGGCGACGATATCGCGCCGGTTTTCGAAAGTGCGACACCTGAGCAGGGATCCGCGCTGAGCGATTCATCGGTCTCGGTCGAGTTCAGCGTTTACGACCCGTGGCGCTTTGGTTTCCGCACCAGTCGTCTTGATCGCAACTCCATACAGGTGTCGTTGAATGGCCAGCCTTATACGAATGTCCAGTTCGAACCCGACGGCTTAAGCCAATGGTTTCCGTGGATTATCCCGATCAAGGGCCGCGTCGAGATCCATCCCGGCGACGCCTGGGCTGACGGTCCCCAGAACTTTATCGTGTCGATTGCCGACAAAGCCGGTAACCGGGGCAGCGCGGAGCTGTCCTTTCTCATCGATACACAAGGGCCAACGGTGGCCCGTGTGGCCCCGGCCCCTGGGACGCCGATCAAGGATCCGCTCGCCACGCTGCTACTTGGGCTAGATGACCTCCATTCGGACATAGACTGGAATAGCCTCAGTGTTCAGGGCGCCCCCATACCAACGGTGGTTGCCAATTACGATGCGGCCTCAGGGCTGATTGAACTGCGTCCTGAGGGGGAGTGGGCCGAGGGCGAGCAAACCATTGAGTTCACGCTTGGTGACACCCTGGGTAATATCACGACGCAGACGTTGAGCTATGAAGTGCAGCCGGATGTTGGGCTCTCGGCCGCGATCGACGCAGACCCGATGAGCGGCAGTGCGCCGCTGACGGTGTCCTTCTCACCGGAAATCGAAACGAATACCGCCATTGAGATCTACCGGTGGGACTTTAACAACGACGGCGTCTTCGATCGCAGTGAGCCGATCGGCCGTGATCAAACCTACACCTTCAATGCGCCAGGCTCCTATCCGGTCAGACTGCAGGTGACGGACAGTGCCGGTGAGACAGTTGATGCCGTGGTCACCATCGAGGTCGATAACGCACCGCCGGTGGTCTCTGCGGAAGCGCAACCTTCGAACGGCGCGCCGCCTTTACTGGTCAGTTTTTCAGCTACGGCGTCAGATGACGACGGCATCGACACCTACGAGTGGGACTACGATGGTGACGGGGTCTACGATGCCTCGACACCGACAGGCAGTTCCGAGTTCACCTATTCAGGAGAAGGTCAGTTCCAGCCCCGGATCCGGGTCACCGATACCTTGGGTGCGGCTACCGAACTGGCGATACCGTCCATCTCCGTGCGCGTGGTCGAAGGCGCGCCAACGGTATCGGGCTCGGCCACGCCATCATCCGGCAAGGCACCGTTAGCGATCCAATACAGCGCATCGGCAACAGACCCGGATGGATTGCCGATTACGGAATGGGCGTGGGATTTCGATGGTGACGGGACCGATGATTACTCCTCAGCTGACAGCGCCACGGTCTCCCATACCATTCAGTCGCCCGGCACGTTCTATTCCCGCATTCGGGTGACCGCTGAAGACGGGGGCTCCAGTGAGGATTTCGTGAAGGTCACGGCGACACCATCGTTCTCCTTGTCCTTGTCCCGCGACACGATCGACACGCAATTGGCCGAGAGCGTCCAAGTCAATACCTCACTCGGGGGTGACACGGAAGTCAGCGTGGTGATGGAAGACCCGGCAGGCCGCCTGGTAAGCACGCTCGTGCCCTGGCAAGTGCGTCCAGCCGGGGAGTACACCGATACCTGGGATGGACGCGACGCCAGTGGGGCGTTCGTATCGGAAGGGGAGTACCGTGCCGTCTTGCTCTACCGCGTCGATGGTGTCGAGAAACGGTATGACATCGGCCTGTCCACGGGCGGCCGTGAATACAACCCGCCTCGCAACCGCTTGCCCAGCCGCTTTTCTCCCTTCGATGGGGATCCGCTGGATATCACCTTCACGTTGAGTGAAGCCTCAGAGGTCACCGCGTTTGTCGGTCGCTTCAACGTAAACACGCGCCTGGTCACCTTCTACCAGCGCAAGCCTCTCGGCCGCGGCAGCCATACCATCACGTGGCACGGAGAGAACAATGACGGGGAACTGATCCATCCGCCCGGGAACGACAGTTTCCTGTTCGGCATCTTTGCCTTCTCGCTTCCGGATAATGCCGTCTTCGTCAAGAGTGGCGTGCATGCCAGCAACGTCTCCGCCGCCCCCTCTATTTTCGATCCGACCCGGATTAGTGGCGAGACGGACGGGCCCTCCGCCATCAGTTTCGAACTGAGCCGTGCCGGTTCCGCGGAGATGACGATCTACGATGCCGACACCGGGGCCTTCGTCACTCGCAACGTGTTCACCGGCCTGGCCCAAGGGGCCAACACCGTGCCCTGGGATGGCAAAGACGCGGCGGGCACCTATGTCGCACCGGGCACCTATCGGATCGGCATTCTTGGTCTCGACGAGCGTGGTTCGCGAACCATGGAAGTGTTCACCCTCCAGCGGGTCTACTACTAAGGAGAGCTCCCCATGTCGAATTTAGTGTATAGGTTCGTGTTACTGCTCGTACTGTCGGTTTCGATAGTGATGCCTGCACATGCGGGAAGTCTCGGGTCGCATGAGGAATTTGTCTATCTCGACCAGCAGGCCCGTCTGATCACGCTGGAAGGTATGAAAGCCCGGCACGATGGTCTCAATGCCTCGCTCACCCAGAGCGAGCTGATGAAGATCGATGAGGCGACCCGTGAAGAGATCATTGCGCTCTTTGCCGAACACGGGGTCACGCCGAGCCAGCATGCGGCGTACGGCAGCCGCCATGCTGAAGAAATAGAACAGTGGCTCGAGAACCATCCCTCCTGGAACGTAATTTACGATGACCTGCAGCGGGAATTCGACTCGCTGTCCGCGGCGATGAGGTAAGACATGGACGTTCAAAAACACTTCAAGAAAACGAAGGGCGCCTCCACGTTGTACGGTGTATTCGCCGCGCTCATGGTGCTCTTCACAACCCTGGCGGTGACTACGCCGGCCTTGGCCTATCACTTCCCGTGGGATCAGGGACACGACACCTTCGACTGGAACGACCCCAATGACCCCGGTCCCTGTGAAGGTCCGGAGTGCGATCCCTGCAAAAGCACGGGGTCGCCAGTCTACATCCCCACCGGACATTTCGTCTGGACTGAACAGGATATTCAAATACCCGGCCGCCCAGGCCTCTCGATCTCCCGTACCTACAATTCGAACGATCCGAAGGTTGGGATGTTCGGGAATGGCTGGAGCTCCAATTGCGATTCCGTTGCCATCAAGACCGTTGATTGGGAAAAAGGTAGCGAGGGCGGCACCTTGTCGGCCACCACCTACTTGCTTCGTGAACCCAATGGCAAGCGCTACTCATATACTCTCGGAGAGAACGGTCAAGTCGAAGCACCGACCGGTCGTGATGACCAGGTAGAGCTTCTGTCGGGCGGGGAGATCAAGCTATCCGCACAGTCCGGCAGCTATCGAATCTACAATGCCAGCGGCCAACTTCTGGAAGATGCCGCGCCCTCGGGCGAGTCGATCAGCTACGAATACGATGATACCGGCCGCCTGGTCCGCATGGCTGCATCGTCTGGCGCCTACCTCGACTTCGACTATAACCCGCAGGGATTCGTCGGCTCTATTACCGATAGCGCCAGTCGCCAATGGCAGTATTTTTACGATACCGATGGAAATCTGGTCCAAGTTCAGGATCCAACGGGGGGTTCCTGGGACTATGCCTACCAGCCCTACAGCCCACCTGCTGACGCACAGACCTACCACCAACTCACCCGAATCACCGATCCTGACGGTGTCGTGGTTACCGACGTGGCCTACAACGGCACCCGTGTGGCCAGCTATACGTCGGGCGAGAATACCTACTCCTATAGCTACAACGTTAGCCAGAAAACCGTAGTCAAAACCGATAGCGTCGGCGCTACCTGGACCTTTGTCTACGATGAGGACGCGGTCATTACCAAGGTCACTGCCGCCGATAATACCAGTGAGCAGTACGTCTACGACGATGATGGCAATATGGTCAATTATATCGACCAAGCCGGTAATGAGTGGCTGTCCACCTATGATGAACAAGGGCGGCGGTTATCGTTCACGGATCCGCTTGGCAACACCGAGCAATGGTCCTATGGCTCGGATCAGCTTTATCCGACAACAGCGACGTCGCCCACGGGGCGTATTACAAATGCCAGTTACGACGACAATGGAAACATAGCCTCTCTAACAGACCCTTCCGAAGCCACTACCCAATTTACATGGAGTGAGCGAGGCTTCATTCAGTCAGTACGCAATGCGTTAGGCCAACAGACGACGTTTGAGACGGACGCTTCGGGATTACCAATCTCGGTAACGCAACCTGACGGTAAAACCGGACAGATCAGCTACAACACAGCTGGGCACATCGTCAGCGTGAGCGACAATACTGGTGCGGCTTACGTTATCGAAAGAGATGCATTGGGGCGCACGCTCAAAACGATTGAACCTTCTGGGCGTACCTTAACCTACCAGCGCAACGGCGCCGGCGACTTAGTGGCGTTGACGGACGGCAAGGGACAGACCACAAGTTATACCTACGATGAATATGGCCGACTCGTTTCCGAGACACTGAGCGACGGGCGCCAGCGCAACTACACCTACCGTACCGACAACCTGCTTAAAACCGTTACCGAACCTGACGGCTCGGTCGTGACGTTCACCTACGATAACGTCAAGCAGTTGCGCTCCTTGTCTCGCAACGGAGAGACGACCACCTACGATTACAACGCGCGAGGCCTGCTGACCGAGGCTTCAAACAACGTGGGCGTGGTCAAGCGAAGCTACGATGACGCCGGACGACTGGTTACTGAGCAGGTCAACGGAAAGGTCGTCACCTACACCTACAACGCAGAAAATGAAGTGGTGTCGGTTTCGGCGTTGGGCGAAACCCGTAACTACGAGCGTGATTCGCGTGGCCTTCTAACCACCATGGTCGCGCCCGAGGGGCAATATGACTTCGGCTATGACGCGCTGTCTCGACGTACCTCTCTGTCGATGCCGAACGGCCAGAGTGTTTCCTATAGCTACAACATCTCTGGCCAGCCCACCAGCATCAGCCATTCCGGTCCCTATCAGAACGACCTGCAGTACAGTTACAACACGCGCGGGCTGATGAGTAATTACTCAGGCAAGGACGTCTCGTGGAGCTATGGATACGACCCGGACGGCCAGCTGAGTTCAGCGTCCAGCGCTCTGGCAAGCTACAACTATGAGTACGATAATGCTGGCAACCTTATCGGTGGCGTACAAGTCTACGATGCCGCCAATCGCCTGCTGGAAGATGCCGACTTCCTCTATGAATATGATCAACAGGGCAACCTCACCGCAAAAACTGATAAGGCCTCCAGTGCGACGACAACCTATCAGTGGAATGCCTGGGATCAACTATCGAAGGTCGACGTCTACGAAACAAGCGATGCTGCGACAGCGGCGCAGTCGACGACCTACCTTTACGGCCCGCTCGGTCGTCGCTGGGCGGTAACCGAGAACGGTACCAGAACCGATTACGTCTACGACGGATCGGACCGAATTGCGGCGCTGAATAGTAGCGGCAACGTCGTCGAGCGCGTCACCTTT
The window above is part of the Marinobacter nanhaiticus D15-8W genome. Proteins encoded here:
- a CDS encoding RHS repeat-associated core domain-containing protein, with amino-acid sequence MDVQKHFKKTKGASTLYGVFAALMVLFTTLAVTTPALAYHFPWDQGHDTFDWNDPNDPGPCEGPECDPCKSTGSPVYIPTGHFVWTEQDIQIPGRPGLSISRTYNSNDPKVGMFGNGWSSNCDSVAIKTVDWEKGSEGGTLSATTYLLREPNGKRYSYTLGENGQVEAPTGRDDQVELLSGGEIKLSAQSGSYRIYNASGQLLEDAAPSGESISYEYDDTGRLVRMAASSGAYLDFDYNPQGFVGSITDSASRQWQYFYDTDGNLVQVQDPTGGSWDYAYQPYSPPADAQTYHQLTRITDPDGVVVTDVAYNGTRVASYTSGENTYSYSYNVSQKTVVKTDSVGATWTFVYDEDAVITKVTAADNTSEQYVYDDDGNMVNYIDQAGNEWLSTYDEQGRRLSFTDPLGNTEQWSYGSDQLYPTTATSPTGRITNASYDDNGNIASLTDPSEATTQFTWSERGFIQSVRNALGQQTTFETDASGLPISVTQPDGKTGQISYNTAGHIVSVSDNTGAAYVIERDALGRTLKTIEPSGRTLTYQRNGAGDLVALTDGKGQTTSYTYDEYGRLVSETLSDGRQRNYTYRTDNLLKTVTEPDGSVVTFTYDNVKQLRSLSRNGETTTYDYNARGLLTEASNNVGVVKRSYDDAGRLVTEQVNGKVVTYTYNAENEVVSVSALGETRNYERDSRGLLTTMVAPEGQYDFGYDALSRRTSLSMPNGQSVSYSYNISGQPTSISHSGPYQNDLQYSYNTRGLMSNYSGKDVSWSYGYDPDGQLSSASSALASYNYEYDNAGNLIGGVQVYDAANRLLEDADFLYEYDQQGNLTAKTDKASSATTTYQWNAWDQLSKVDVYETSDAATAAQSTTYLYGPLGRRWAVTENGTRTDYVYDGSDRIAALNSSGNVVERVTFGPAVDEPFAITGNSSTNYLHANHIGSVIGISSGSSTLGEYRYSPFGQHLSSPEAEFNNSFRYAGREYEGDGLYYNRARYYDSVSRRFISEDPLGTFPGNTNLYIYAQNNPVHGVDPSGQIVWFAIPVLYGAVEVGLSIYDAYDTVSTITDPCRTAGEKWAAGGLFALGAIAPGGGYTAADDIGRAVAKSGNLPKPPTGAGSVPKSERDPKRLFTPSEREAKRAEQGNKCANGCGTDIDASNSAGHHIERHADGGRTVPENHAEVCRNCHKDLHSGGGM
- a CDS encoding PKD domain-containing protein, whose protein sequence is MAAGVVAWSGSAQATDGDWWWVFGDDIAPVFESATPEQGSALSDSSVSVEFSVYDPWRFGFRTSRLDRNSIQVSLNGQPYTNVQFEPDGLSQWFPWIIPIKGRVEIHPGDAWADGPQNFIVSIADKAGNRGSAELSFLIDTQGPTVARVAPAPGTPIKDPLATLLLGLDDLHSDIDWNSLSVQGAPIPTVVANYDAASGLIELRPEGEWAEGEQTIEFTLGDTLGNITTQTLSYEVQPDVGLSAAIDADPMSGSAPLTVSFSPEIETNTAIEIYRWDFNNDGVFDRSEPIGRDQTYTFNAPGSYPVRLQVTDSAGETVDAVVTIEVDNAPPVVSAEAQPSNGAPPLLVSFSATASDDDGIDTYEWDYDGDGVYDASTPTGSSEFTYSGEGQFQPRIRVTDTLGAATELAIPSISVRVVEGAPTVSGSATPSSGKAPLAIQYSASATDPDGLPITEWAWDFDGDGTDDYSSADSATVSHTIQSPGTFYSRIRVTAEDGGSSEDFVKVTATPSFSLSLSRDTIDTQLAESVQVNTSLGGDTEVSVVMEDPAGRLVSTLVPWQVRPAGEYTDTWDGRDASGAFVSEGEYRAVLLYRVDGVEKRYDIGLSTGGREYNPPRNRLPSRFSPFDGDPLDITFTLSEASEVTAFVGRFNVNTRLVTFYQRKPLGRGSHTITWHGENNDGELIHPPGNDSFLFGIFAFSLPDNAVFVKSGVHASNVSAAPSIFDPTRISGETDGPSAISFELSRAGSAEMTIYDADTGAFVTRNVFTGLAQGANTVPWDGKDAAGTYVAPGTYRIGILGLDERGSRTMEVFTLQRVYY